In Zingiber officinale cultivar Zhangliang chromosome 9B, Zo_v1.1, whole genome shotgun sequence, the genomic window CAATGATAATTAACAAGGCTACTACTTGTCCAATGTCAATCAACTATCCCagaaatttcaaaaattctttctcGATGAACTTGAGAGTTGATACTTCATTGAATTGTTATTTGAAGAATAGTTTTGGATTCATTTTGTCATATATCACTGCAATATTAAGAAAGTATTTGTTTCACATTTGTCTCTATTTCTCCAAAACTACTTCAAATTTAACTTGCAAATTGAAATAGTACCTCGTAAATCTCAATTAGATTGAAAAAACCACGACATGATATAACAAACAAAGCACTGTGAACTACAAGAGAAATGACtctcttaattaaaaatatacctTAATTAACTTGTGGCAATACCAATAAGTGTGCTTTCCCTCATTGTGTTTATAGGAATACAAAGTAGAAGTAACATTCTGCAAAATGGCTAGCATTGCAAGTGTTTCAGACACCAGTAATAGTAGCAACCacaaaataaattcaaagaaaGGTTAAATAAAGAAAATGGCATTTGAGAGGCCAGTGGGACATAAGCATGTTACCAGCCACAATCTCCACACACTATGTATAGTACGGATAACTAGGAATAGCATGAATAACTGGCTAAATTATTGCTGTGTATTCATACCAATCAAAGGAAATGTGGGAAATTTAAAATCAGATACTTGTAATGTAGTAATCTTCGTGTTTCACAAGTTGATTGAAAACTTTTGATATTTGtctatgagaaaaataaaatccgcTACCAATCTAAAGAGAGGTAAATACAGATATACAGACATTAGACATATGATAAAATAAACTTAGATTATCAATTCTCCTTATCATTACGTTAGAGATATTATATGTCCATGAAGTAAGGAAGAGCCCATGAGATACCACGCATGGGATGAAATACCAAACCCAACGACCGACACGATTCCAAGATTAGCTGTCTCCTTCCGGGCAGGGAGCAATTTACACGTGAGTCCGCTTAGCACTCGACTGTTGTCGTGTCAAGTTTCTATGCGAGAGAGAATTACTATGCGTAAGGCAACCAAAACACGGGATGCACACTGATGACGTAGTTtcacattaaaatttcttttttattcatATTATTTCAATCAGAATAAATACTATATTAACACttctcaaattttaaaataaagcaTAATATCATTATTGTTTTACCTCATTTAAGAACAATACGACTAGTACAGGTTGTTACAGAAATTTAGTTTCAGTTGACTGACTGCTAAATCCTTAACAGGGCAATCAAGTGATGGCATCCAACTTGAACACCTAATCTCTTTAATCAAGTCTCTTTCATTTGAGTCACCACTTATCTGTGACATATGGCCAAGAATCAGTGGAAACAGAGCAATTAATTACACATTTTTGGGTGGCACGTCAAAGAAGGAATTGCCTATAGATTAAGAACAGGCTCTTGATGTTGTAGCTAGAGCCAAAAAGACAGTAGTGAAATGGCATCCCAAACTCACAACTGGTTTCTCTTTCTCCTCTGCATGATAACTCTTCAGTGCTATCAGATCTTCTCCACTGTAGCTACACCCGATGCCAAAGtgagattcttttttttttttctttgttagtTTTCACTGATCGGAGTTCACAGCTCTTGGTGGTTTTTCAGCTGTATATTGTATACATGGGGGAGAGGAAGCACGACAACCCAGAGGATGTCACCGCCTCACACCATGGCCTGCTCACTTCTCTCTTTGGAAGGTGCTAAACTCGGAGGCTCAGACAGGCCGTTTCTGCACTTTGTTCATATCCTGATCTTGCAATTGAATAATAGAAATTAAATTGAGATTATAAATTGAACTGATTGTTATCTTCTGCAACAGGAAGGAGGATGCCCTGGCTTCGTTGGTGTACAGTTACAAGCATGGTTTTGCAGCCATGATCACGGAAGAGCAAGCTGAAGAATTAGCAGGTTGAATTGACTTCTAGTTTTCTGAATCAAATTAAACAggagaaaatgttttttttttttggttttttggTTTCTGGTGAAGTGAAATGAGGAAATTGGTAATGCAGAGTCGCCTGACGTTGTGAGTGTAGAGCTAAGTAGAAACTATGAGTTGCAAATAACACGGAGTTGGGATTTGCTGGGACTTCTATGATCATCCAACGAAACTCCTTGAGAAGAGTAACTATGGAGATGGGATCATCATAGGAATCGTTGATACAGATCTCTTCGTTTCCAATTTTTGGTAGAAAGACCAAATGCGATAATGATAGTGACGCTGGGTGAATCTTTAGAGCAGGGATCTGGCCGGAATCCAAGAGCTTCACGATGACGGCTACGGACCGATCCCGTCACGGTGGAAAGGCGTGTGCCAGGTCGGCGAGGCCTTCGGACCTTCCAACTGCAGCCGCAAGATCATCGGCGCCCGACTACACCGCTGGCATCGACGCCGACGACGTCAAGGAGGACTTCCTCTCTCCGCGCGACTTCTTCGGCCACGGCACTTACACCGCCTCCATCGCCGTCGGCTCAGTCGTGCCCGGCGCCAGCTTCCACGGCCTGGCCACAGGGGCCGCGCGCGGCGGCGCTCCCCGCACCCGCCTCGCGGTGTACAAGGTCATCTGGTCGAGCAGCGAAGGGCCCGTGGCTACCAGCGCCGGCGTGCTCGCGGCCATCGATGACGCAATCCACGATGGCGTGGACGTGCTCTCACTGTCGCTGGTGGTGCCGCACGACGACTCCTTCGGCGCGCTGCACGCGGTGGCAAAGGGGGTGACGGTGGTGTACGCGGGCGGGAATAGCGGGCCCACTCCGCAGTCCATCGTCAACACCGCGCCCTGGGTCATCACGGTGGCCGCCAGCACGATCGATCGTTCGTTTCCGACAGTGATCAGGCTCGGAAACAATCGAACTTTCATTGTACGGATTCAATTTAGACTCTTACTTAACGTAATTGCCAAAACACTAATAAATCAGGAAATCCATTGCCATGTCTACTTGCAGGGCCAGTCAATCTTCTACAACCGGACCTATCAATCACGCAACAAATTCCGGCCTCTCCACGATGGCGGAAGGTATTACATATGAACTCTAACACCATCGATCTCTGCCATTGCATTCTAATGTATGCTCTGCCTCTGCAGTTGTACACAGGAATCCCTGAATGGAACAGACATAAGCAGATCGATCGTGCTTTGCAATTCGAATAACTCAATCTCACCTGTATTTTCCTTCATCGAGGCATTGTCCAACGTCTTGAATGCCGGGGGAAAGGGGCTCATTTTTGCACAGTTCACGACTAATATCCTGGATATCACTTACCAATGCACGGGGGTCATCTGTGTTCTTGTAGACTTCGACGTCGCAAACCGGATCAGCAACTACGCAGCCGCAAAAAGGCAAGTTTTTTCAGCATCAATATCTTTGTATCCAGCTCTAACACGTCGACACTGTCGAATTAAGCAGTTCGCCTGAAGTTGCAGTGGAGCTGACACACAGTGTGGTAGGAGAAGGAGTTCTGTCTCCAAAAGTAGCATGGTTCTCTTCGAGAGGGCCAGCTGTGCCTTTCCCTGGAGTGCTCAAGGTCAGAAACAAGTTTTTAAAAACAAAGGAATTCTTGTTACAACGATCAACACCGCGGTATTGATCTTTGAAACAGCCGGATGTTGCTGCACCTGGCGTGAGCATCTTGGGAGCAGAGAGGGACAGCTACGTTTTGGGCTCAGGAACATCGGCAGCCTGTCCACACGTATCAGGAGTGGTCGCCTTGCTCAAGTCCCTCCATCCTGACTGGTCTCACGCTGCGATCAAATCAGCACTGGTCACAACAGGTAACTGATCATCAAACTCTCCTTGCAATCTTTTGTTCGGTGTGCGAACTCTGCACAAACTGTTAGCACGGTAAGTAACTTGGCTCTGTTGCTGCGCACAGCGTCGAACATCAATGCCTACGGCATGCCGATACAAGCAGAATCGACCCCACGAAAAATTGCAGACCCTTTCGACTTGGGAGGTGGTCAGATCGATCCTAACAGGGCCTCCGATCCTGGCCTGGTCTACGACATCGATCCACGGGAGTACTTCGAGTTCTTCAACTGCACTGCAGGGCGGTTTAGCGTCTGTGCTCAAGCACGGGATCAGCAGCCTGTGTACAACCTGAACCTTCCTGCCATCTCCGTCCCTGATCTGATGACCAGAAAAACAGTTTGGAGGAGGGTCACTAACGTGGGAGAGGTGGACGCCGTCTACAAAGCGCTCGTCGAATCGCCGCCGGGCGTTCGTGTGGACGTGCAGCCGCCGGTCCTCGTGTTCAACGCCACTGCCAAGGTGCACGACTTCAAGGTGTCGTTCAAGGCGGCTCACAAGCTGCAGGGAGATTACGTGTTTGGAAGCTTGACTTGGTCTGATGGTGGGGACCATGTTGTGAGGATGCCGATCGCAGCTCGCGTTGTGATTCAGGATTTCTACGCTGATGTTGAGTGAGAGAATTCAGACACGAACAGCAACAACATGATCTTTCGTCGTGCATATGTTTTGTTTTTGGCTCGATACGGAGAATAAGCATGGTTTGATTTATTGTATCGCATTATTTCGTGTTAGACCTATCTGATTCACACGTGTCACACGaaatgataaagaaaaaaaaattacttttagaAGAGACAAACGAGACGAAcacgaaatatatatatatatatatatatatatatataatttaatatcgCACAGGGCGGAGAATTATTTGGGAATTCCAGCTGCGAAATTCTTGGAGACAAAACGTTGATgactaaatttaatatttaatttaataaaatttatatttatttatttaattttaatatatatagaattaattaactaaataagATTGAAtagttcattaaattaaattaaattaaatatatatatatatatatatatatatatatatatatatatatatatatatataaaaggtttGTACTTATTCACGAATAATATTCATCAATCATATTgattaatagaattttttttaatatattaaataaataataaaataaaataaataaatttaaattattaaactcaataatcaatcaaacaattaaaaattttaaataattaaataattttgaattgaaaaTTCGATAACACCTAAATGAACCAatcttaaattaaatttgaataaaactcaagtcaaatttaattaagaattCGATAACATCTTAATGAATCAACTCacgttaaattttaaaaaaactcaagttcattaaaaaaaaaaaaaaaaaaaaaaaccttgaaCAATCATTAAAAACACTTAtttcattttaagctcgacttGTTTACTGTTAACTGCGTCGGCACCAAAATCCTGTAGCCTTAATCCATCCGTGGCCGTCCCGCCACCGCGAGGCGTCGGTGCCGGTGCTGACCAGATAACGGATCATCTGCGACGATTTGTTTAGGTGGGAACGTACCTGAGACCCCGTACTGGATCACGTAATCGGCCTTGACTTCTCGTACGGATCAAAATTCAAAACAGAAAAGTCAAACTCCACCTCTATAAATCGTCTCTTCTCAGCTTCAATTCCCCTCTCCACCTTCTCGTTCTATCACAcccggagaagaagaaaaaagatccagtttttttttccttctttgaaATGGGGAATTGTATGGAGCTGCAGAAGCAGGCGGtgtgggtggacgagaaggggTTGCAGAGGAGGAGGAAGGTGAGGTAcggtgagaaggaggaggaggcgagGGGAACTGGTTCGAGGACGATGGTGACGATCAAGGTCAAGACGAGCAAGAAGAAGCTGGAGAAGCTCCTGCGGCAGGTCGACGGCGATCTGGAGGGGCTCCGGCAACTGCTGACGTTGTGGGAGGGACAGcatgagaaggaggaggaggagaaggtggtGATCAGGCATTGGACGCCGGAGTTGCAGAGCATACCGGAGCTGCCTGAGTgaacttcatatatagatattGATATCGATCGATCTGTTAGCACgtgaaaatatatttatatagaaatataaaaatatttttttaatgtttcttttatatttttgtagGGGGCAAAATACAATTATACAACTATATATAGCAACGGATATTCCTATGAATACTTGTGTTTTGCCTTATTGATAAAATAAAAATCCATGAAGCCCCTTAttgtccaaaaataaaaatatatataagatcGGATTTGCTAACCTAATTCAAATCAAAGAGGAGGAAGGTAGAGTAGGAACATCAAGTAGTATGATTCTATCATGAAATATCTTGTATCTCCGATATAAAGTGTCATTAAAATACATATATAATTAAAGGAGCATAAGGTTTTGTTAAGAATTAGTTGTTGTATCATATGTTTGAATCATTGTTCTTAAACTTCTTTCTTGATATCAAAACTTTTGAAATGTATTTCAAACAACAAGTTTAGCAAATCAAAaataatgattagttcatttttatttttactaacttaaatGAAAACTAAGATGAGAGGCCATAAATGCTGAGTCAGAGAGCCCAAACTGAGCTACCATCCAACCAATCTGCCATTAAGTAGGATATAACAGAAGACCACAATTGTATGGACTGAAGTTATACAATTCAATGCACTGTCCCACATACCATTCATTTTATATTTAATCtgtcatatatatataattgatctAAACTATATTTGAATAACCAATTAGATGAGTCAACAATACTAAAGCACTATAAAGCGCATCAAATACAATTTCTAAACAagaaataatatatttatctgTATGCTAAAATTAATGTTGGATTTATCATCCATACTTAAATCCCACATACCATACCATGCCAGTTTGCAAATAGCTAGAATGATGTGTTCTTGGTGGACAATTCCAGAGAGGATTGATTTGGTAGTCAACAACAAGGTGACCACAGGAAGCCATGTTCAAGGCATATGTTCTTAAAAGAGCTGATAAAGGAAGATAAATGAACTTAAATTCCTGATTGAATGAATTGTGAACACAGCTAAGGGCTGCTATGTGCATCTCTCTATATGAGCCCTTGTTGCTGCTTATGCAACTCTTAAGCCACACTGAGATGCATCTCTTTGAGAATCCCCTTTCCTACTCACGAATTGAGAAGGAAGATCCTGAAGACGTGCGGCATCTGAAAGCTAGATTTCTGATCTACAAGATACTGAAAGAAGCTGACGAGAGGAGCCGAAGGAGACCACCATGTGCTTCCAAGCTCAGAGCTTGCAGGTTGAGGAGGTCAAAGATTGGCATCAAGCTGAAGAGGCTCAGAGTTGCTGTGTTAAGGCAGGTTATGGAACAAATTAGGCATCTAAAGCTCTTGCTGGTCACCAAATGTTGATTAGAGATGAGAGATCCTCTGCTCTAGATAAAATGTCTGTTTCTgatttttgatattaaatttcCCTTGTTTCGCTCATTCTATAAGATCAATCTCTATTGCTCCATGTAGAACATGAACTGAACTAAGCATCCAGCTACTACTCTTTTGTGATGACACAAACTGCAAAACCATGATCTGTTGCAAGAAAAATCACAGAAAGGCACAATATATAACCGTGTTATCATAGAGATAACGCAAACTAAGTCTATAAAGATTGTAACCATAACACATTTGAGGATTATCAAACAAAACGACAAgcaaaaacaaggaaaaaaacatATACTCACATAACATATAGAAGTTGGAATTTGGTGCGCCAAAGCCTTTAAGGACAAGAAGCTAAAACCAACATGAAATTTGGAGTCTGCAAATAACATGAAAACCATCCTATGTCGTCTTCACCAGTGGCATAGAATAGAACACGATTACATAAGAGAATTGATTTTCTTCTATGATGCAGGAATTATTCTCAAGTTTGCAAACGACCCATAATGACCTAGGGAATTAGACATTAAGTTATTACAGCTTGAAAATAGTATCACAAAATATAATTGAATAGTTCCTAAATTGAAACTATTTATTTGTGTTGATCTCTGCGGGAGTTTTTGTTGTCATTTGGTCAACAGCATGCACAGTGCTCTGAAGCTCCTCCCATATAGCTTTGTATACCATTCTCTGCCTGTTCACGGATGATTGTCCTTCAAATGCTTTGGAGACTACATCGATGCTTACATGTCGGCCATCTCCATATGCATCTTTAACGATGACAGCATCCGCGTTAAGTTGCTCCTTAATCTTCTTCTCCATGGCTTGTATCATAGGGGAGTCGATTGAGCCGGAATCAGACACCTCTGTGGCCCTTACACTGCAGAAACCCCTCTTGCGGAGACTGCCATATGGTAAGTAATCACTGGATGGGGGCACAAAAGAGATCCTTCTACAAAGCTCAACTGAGGGGTTAGTCAGAAGGGATGACCTGTGCGTTGTTCCATGATAGGTGGGAATAGTTGCTGAGGGCAGTAGTGGTGTTTTTAGTGCTGAAACAGGAGGGACATGATTGAGAGTGGCAGCAGAAATGCGTCGGAGGAAGATTGAGGCAAGCGAGAATGAGGATGAGGACATTGCGACCACCATGGTTTGACCAGCTCTCTTATTTCCAATACCTCTTACCCAACCCTGCATACAACACGAGTTAAACACAACCAAGAATGGTCCAATAATAGTATAAGAATCATCAAAAAgattaaaacaaaattttttttgacaATTTCTGACATCATTTGATACAAAACGTAATGATAACAAGGACAACTAAGGTTTGTTATCAGTTCATactaaataatttcaaaatggATCTTGATTCCCAATTGTAACCGAACAAAATAAATTTAAGGGATTATCTGGATAGCATTGAGTTTAGGATAAAATCAAGTTACAGTTTGTACTAAGACTTGAACTAAAATTATGCCTAGGTTTCATTtggttttaataatttatttcatgCAGAAGAACTTTTTTCTTGGAAAAAAGGATGGATAATTCAAGTAGCATACACTTCATAATACACAAGAATTTCCTTTTGCATAGCCCTAAACCATAAAAGATGTGACAACTGAAATATGTCCATATTCATTTGGCTCATAATCAACATATAGACCGTGACAATGTGCATTTGTTAATCTTCAACAATTATGTGGTGTTTTAAGATTGTCACATGCTTGAAAAATACATACTGCCACTCCAAAAGATTGGAAGACTTGCAGTCTTGCCGTTCAAAATATTGGAAGAAGCAAATCTACCATTTTGTCTTAGGACTTACCGAAGGAAGTGCCTCAGTGAAGCAAAAGagattaaaacattaaaaaactAAGTCCAGCTTGCTTGACTGGTAGCTAAACATACATAAATGATGACTAATTATACAACTCAATTACTTAAGAGTTGATAAATTGAGAGAGATCACTTACATTATCAACCAGTCTACTATTAAATTTTTATAGCTCTCAAGAGACAGATCCATTGAGATAAAAAAGGCCCTTTTATCTAAAAGCATCCAAACAAGATCCCTATGTATAACCCCACCCAATCCATTCAAAATGGCAAACTTTAAATAAGGATATATTGAAATCATGCTAATGGTTTCATCAAAATTAATATTAGAGGTTGATATCTTTAACCCAGGTCATTTCTACCCAATCCATATCAAGATAAAGTATAAAAGTTTAATATGTTAAACTTTAAACCAAGTGGACCGCCACAAAGTGAATATATTAGTGGCTAATGATGTTAATTAAGAACCATCAATACATTTCTGCTGCAAGAGAAACTACTGagccacccaaaagagtccttcaaTTTGAGCACATCCAAACGGTTCTATCTCACCTTATGGAAGGGATCAGCTCccttataaaagagagttttatcaTCACAATGTTATCCTCATGAAAGGTTacccaataataataataactaagTTTTATCCTACTAGGTGGGGTCAACTATATAAATCTTTCTATATCATTGGTTCTATCCCCTATTTATATAATCATgtgtatttaaataaattttattttattttatcgctgttaatcaagtcttttttggtcttccgcTTTCTTGTTTAATgtgcatatttgtcatagtttcacattacCTAACTGAAATATTTATTAGTCTTCTAAGTCCATCTCTGTACCATCTTAACGTGTCTTTTGGATGTttctctcaatagatgcaactctgactttccttttaatgttctcatttcttatttgtccatcctcgtatgcccGTGCATTcgccttaacattctcatctacGCAATTCTCATCTTCTACTAtgctcgagtcataacccaaTATTCAACTTCATATAGCACAGCAAGTCTAATTGTTTTTTTATAGAActtcctttaagttttaaaggtatTTTACGATCATAAAGAATACTCTCTTCTATTTCAACcattttgcttgtattttatgtaagaaagATTACCCATCTCTCTCATGAAAGGTTACTCatctttagaaaaaaaaacactATATAAATATTAAGTAAACAACCTTGCCTCAGAATATAAGTTAATTAACTGCAGAACAATATAAGAAAACAGAGAAACACTTCTCATAATCTGTGTAGACCAAGATGCTTGAAGTTTACCAGCTATTAATTTCTGCAGTGCTCTGAGTTTATCCAACTAATTTTTGAGAGTTAGCTACTAGTTCGCTTACATACCATCTGTTgtcttcaaaatcaaattttaaaaaatttctgttTTCAGTTTGCAAGTTTGTAATTTTCAGaaaacaaaatcaattttaagtatttatatattttttttaacaacccaaaatggttttaaaaaaaaaaactaaaacaaaCAAGCCTCAACGCAATCGTTCCAAAACATTTCTGCAGTTGCGCAACCTAGCTTATTCCATCAAAATTACGTATATAGAGACGCCCCCATAATCacctttttcttttcaaaaataggaAGAATCCTAACAACAATCCCAACTCCCAAGTTCTGCCTCCACAAGCAGTCTTTTTATGTGAGCCACAGGAAAAAAAGGCGAAAGGGAGACTCCATTTACAACAAATCAGTATCGACAATTTAACCCGAGAAAGTCTAGGTCTCGATAAAATATTTAGCAACAAATTCGCGATCGACTTACCTTTAATCCGAGGCCAAAGAGAAGATCTAGGATGCCTCAGAGTTCACAGGAAGGAACCGTTTTGAGAATCTGGAAACCCTAGATTCTCAACGGGATCGAACGGATGGAGAAGACGAATCGGAAGCACCTTGCCTTCGGCGTTCGCGTACGACGGTGTTGATTCTGTCGTCGGAAGCGGAAGGGCACAGCAAGTCATGCGGCTCATCCTATCGAAAACAAATTGACCTATATAACCTTCGCCTTTTATAAATTTACTAAACTACCACTCGTggagtaaaaaaaacaaaaaaaatgtttTGTCTTCCGCTTGAACGCCTGGattattaaaaaacaaaaaaaatgaaaaaggtgGATTTTGTCTTCGAATTAATctctgaattattaaaaaaaaaattggattttTTTGGCTATTGCCTAAAATCACTTCTAAatcttattattttcttaaagagatgtagatttttaaaataatttataaaaattatacttttgatattttattaaattttaattagaatTTTATGGAATTATGTTTTTTAAGAATTATATAATCTTTTGactaaaaattatataatttctagCAATATAATTAttgtttatttgtttaattttttatggAGATAATTTTATCATTATTATCATTTGTCCAATTGCCAATCAAACATTTACCCACAGACTTACCTCTCCAAGTTAAAGATGGACCCACTGGATATGATACAGCATTCGGGTAGGTAAGCGAACGAGTAATATGTGGGATCCCCAATCTCGACGATAGTTATCACGACTCGATCTCCTTTTTTTCCCCTCTTCCTCCTTCCCGATCTCGATCGCTCCTTCGATCTTCTCGTGAGGGTTTCTGTCGGACCGTAGCGGACATGGCGAGGATGATCACGCTGAGGAGCTCGGACGGCGAGGTGTTCGAGGTGGAGGAGGCGGTGGCGATGGAGTCGCAGACCATCAAGCATATGATCGAGGACGACTGCGCCGACAACGGCATCCCCCTCCCCAACGTCTCCTGCAGGATCCTCGCCAAGGTAGTTGAGTACTGCAAGAAGCACGTCGACGCCGCCGCTTCCAAGTCGTCATCCGAGGACGCCGCCGGATCTGGGATCTCCGATGAGGACCTCAAGTCCTGGGATGCCGAATTCGTCAAAGTCGACCAGGCCACCCTATTCGATCTGATATTGGTGGGATCTCTCGGCTTCTTTCATGATTCTTCGTAGAGTGAATATGTCTGACAATTCTTACGTCAAAGTTCAATTAGATAGTGACTAGGACCATAGGTCTTATTCCCAACAAATTGATCAAAATTGGTCAAGTTTGTGTTCTATATGTCTTGGGAATTCGTAAAACTCAAGGATTCCAGAATATGATGCCGAGTATGTCCATACTCTCGGTTCGAAGTATATGCAATGGAATTCCAAGTCTAATTTTCCCACTTGAATCCCAACATAGAATTCTTAGGAATTTTTTCAATATGGGGATTGATTTGCTCAGTTTAGATAAGTGAAGCATATCAATCAATGTGTCCTTCCTTTTCATTTGGTACATCTTTCTCTCAAAATTTCAGCTCATTACTAAAGGTATTTTCACAGTGTGTCGATCTCCTATGCAATCAGATGGGATATATGTCAATATTGGCTTTTGCTGATACTCAATTGGTTCCTGGTTGTCAACCTTTGCCTATCAACAATCACCCCTCATTATTAGTTTACCTAATTACTCCCGGTTCCACTGCGACCCTTCTAATCCAGATGTCTTTGCCTCAAAAGTTCAGTTGGCTGCTGAATGTATTATCATAGCATATGCATTATCATTTTCCATCTAACCATGTATTTTCTGAGACCATTTTATGCAGATGTCAGATCTGTTACAGTGGTACCAGTGATCAATGAATTTGGTGCtgttataaataaaattattattgtatTACCATGATTGCTTATCTAGCATCATTTGCTTCAGGTTTAAAATATTCATGTTAGTTCATTCTTTCCTACTCAGATGTTCTGTTCTTTGTTTTATCGCCATGAATATGTTAATTGGTAGACAAATATGGGCTAGTGAAGTGCAGATAAGTAAGAAGATATTATTCAGAGAATTGTGACAATTTGTTTCTCATCTTTTCCTTTCGGTCTTATATTATCTTGCTTCAACTGGCCATGCATGTCCATTGGACTATCATAACATATACATAGAAACATGACGACTTAGATTCAGATGGGACCACCATGACACTTGGGAAATGTAACCCAAGTTACTGACAGACATCTTGATCACTTGGTTATGTTGCATCTGGGTCCAACGTTGGTACTACATTGACAAATTGTGAATCTCTTTACTTAATCGATCTGCCTTattataaaatttctttatttttttatcatgtcCATTTCAAATGTTTATCATTGTATCGGAGCTATAC contains:
- the LOC122023724 gene encoding SKP1-like protein 1B — encoded protein: MARMITLRSSDGEVFEVEEAVAMESQTIKHMIEDDCADNGIPLPNVSCRILAKVVEYCKKHVDAAASKSSSEDAAGSGISDEDLKSWDAEFVKVDQATLFDLILAANYLNIKGLLDLTCQTVADMIKGKTPEEIRKTFNIKNDFTPEEEEEVRRENQWAFE
- the LOC122024974 gene encoding subtilisin-like protease SBT3.5 isoform X2, whose protein sequence is MTATDRSRHGGKACARSARPSDLPTAAARSSAPDYTAGIDADDVKEDFLSPRDFFGHGTYTASIAVGSVVPGASFHGLATGAARGGAPRTRLAVYKVIWSSSEGPVATSAGVLAAIDDAIHDGVDVLSLSLVVPHDDSFGALHAVAKGVTVVYAGGNSGPTPQSIVNTAPWVITVAASTIDRSFPTVIRLGNNRTFIGQSIFYNRTYQSRNKFRPLHDGGSCTQESLNGTDISRSIVLCNSNNSISPVFSFIEALSNVLNAGGKGLIFAQFTTNILDITYQCTGVICVLVDFDVANRISNYAAAKSSPEVAVELTHSVVGEGVLSPKVAWFSSRGPAVPFPGVLKPDVAAPGVSILGAERDSYVLGSGTSAACPHVSGVVALLKSLHPDWSHAAIKSALVTTASNINAYGMPIQAESTPRKIADPFDLGGGQIDPNRASDPGLVYDIDPREYFEFFNCTAGRFSVCAQARDQQPVYNLNLPAISVPDLMTRKTVWRRVTNVGEVDAVYKALVESPPGVRVDVQPPVLVFNATAKVHDFKVSFKAAHKLQGDYVFGSLTWSDGGDHVVRMPIAARVVIQDFYADVE
- the LOC122025135 gene encoding protein BOLA4, chloroplastic/mitochondrial-like isoform X2; the protein is MVVAMSSSSFSLASIFLRRISAATLNHVPPVSALKTPLLPSATIPTYHGTTHSLRKRGFCSVRATEVSDSGSIDSPMIQAMEKKIKEQLNADAVIVKDAYGDGRHVSIDVVSKAFEGQSSVNRQRMVYKAIWEELQSTVHAVDQMTTKTPAEINTNK
- the LOC122025135 gene encoding protein BOLA4, chloroplastic/mitochondrial-like isoform X1, translated to MVVAMSSSSFSLASIFLRRISAATLNHVPPVSALKTPLLPSATIPTYHGTTHRSSLLTNPSVELCRRISFVPPSSDYLPYGSLRKRGFCSVRATEVSDSGSIDSPMIQAMEKKIKEQLNADAVIVKDAYGDGRHVSIDVVSKAFEGQSSVNRQRMVYKAIWEELQSTVHAVDQMTTKTPAEINTNK
- the LOC122024974 gene encoding subtilisin-like protease SBT3.13 isoform X1, with translation MASQTHNWFLFLLCMITLQCYQIFSTVATPDAKLYIVYMGERKHDNPEDVTASHHGLLTSLFGRKEDALASLVYSYKHGFAAMITEEQAEELAGIWPESKSFTMTATDRSRHGGKACARSARPSDLPTAAARSSAPDYTAGIDADDVKEDFLSPRDFFGHGTYTASIAVGSVVPGASFHGLATGAARGGAPRTRLAVYKVIWSSSEGPVATSAGVLAAIDDAIHDGVDVLSLSLVVPHDDSFGALHAVAKGVTVVYAGGNSGPTPQSIVNTAPWVITVAASTIDRSFPTVIRLGNNRTFIGQSIFYNRTYQSRNKFRPLHDGGSCTQESLNGTDISRSIVLCNSNNSISPVFSFIEALSNVLNAGGKGLIFAQFTTNILDITYQCTGVICVLVDFDVANRISNYAAAKSSPEVAVELTHSVVGEGVLSPKVAWFSSRGPAVPFPGVLKPDVAAPGVSILGAERDSYVLGSGTSAACPHVSGVVALLKSLHPDWSHAAIKSALVTTASNINAYGMPIQAESTPRKIADPFDLGGGQIDPNRASDPGLVYDIDPREYFEFFNCTAGRFSVCAQARDQQPVYNLNLPAISVPDLMTRKTVWRRVTNVGEVDAVYKALVESPPGVRVDVQPPVLVFNATAKVHDFKVSFKAAHKLQGDYVFGSLTWSDGGDHVVRMPIAARVVIQDFYADVE